The genome window TTGCATGCCTGACGCTGAACTTTCCGTAATCGCATTATCAATGAATGCGGAGACTTCTTCTTCAGTTAAAGGTTGAGGCATAAAATCCTCAAGGATTGTAATTTCAGCTTTTTCCGCTGCAGCAAGATCTTCACGACCTGCTGATTCATATTGAGCAAATGAATCGCGACGCTGTTTAACCATCTTAGTCAATACAGCAACGATGTCATCGTCGGAAAGAGTAATCTTTTCGTCGACTTCACGCTGTTTAATGGCTGATAAGGCCAAACGAATTGTGCCAAGGCGTTGTTTATCCCTGGCCTTCATCGCTAATTTTTGCTCTTCTTTGAGTTGATCAATAAGAGCCATAACCAATTCCTATGTTGAAATTAGTTATTAGTACAAGCGAACGCGACGTGCGTTTTCACGAGCAAGCTTTTTAGCGTGACGCTTTTGAGCTGCTGCTTTAGCGCGTTTGCGAACGGTAGTTGGTTTTTCATAGTGCTCACGACGACGCACTTCAGAAAGGATACCTGCTTTTTCACAAGAGCGCTTAAAACGACGTAGAGCTACGTCGAACGGTTCGTTTTCACGTACTTTAACTACTGGCATATGCCTTTCACCTCGGGGATTAATTCGTTAATGCTGATTTCTCTTTACCGTTACAAACGTTCTTTTCTAGGAAAAGGCGTTGAACGGGTTTTTCACCAGCGAGATCAAAAATGGTGCGGAATTTTAATCCGAACACCATCGCTTTGTAAAGACTTTTATCGCCGATAGTCTGTACAAAATTTGTTTGTAATGCAAACCCGAGGTAACATGACGCCAATTTAGAATTAACCACGATGGCGTGCGAAGAAAATTATGCGCATTTTAGGTATCGAAACCTCTTGTGATGAGACGGGTATTGCGATTTACGATGATGAGCAGGGCTTATTATCACATCAATTATACAGCCAAGTAAAATTGCATGCAGATTATGGCGGAGTAGTGCCGGAGTTGGCCTCTCGTGACCATGTCAAAAAAGCCGTGCCATTAATAAAACAGGCGTTAGCGGACGCCAAACTGACGCCCGCCGATATCGATGGCGTGGCGTATACCGCCGGTCCGGGATTAGTCGGCGCGCTGCTAGTGGGCGCTACCATTGGGCGTAGTTTAGCCTATGCGTGGGGTGTGCCTGCTGTGGCGGTCCATCATATGGAAGGCCATTTGCTCGCTCCGATGTTAGAAGACTCTCCACCGGAGTTTCCGTTTATCGCGATGCTGGTCTCTGGCGGACACACCATGATTGTTGAAGTGCGTGGCATCGGTGATTACACCATTTTAGGGGAGTCGATTGATGATGCGGCCGGTGAAGCGTTTGATAAAACCGCCAAACTGATGGGGCTGGATTACCCCGGTGGACCGTTGCTGGCGAAATTGGCGGAAAAAGGCACGCCAGGGCGCTTTAAATTCCCGCGTCCGATGACGGACCGCCCAGGGCTCGATATGAGTTTCTCTGGATTAAAAACCTTTACGGCGAACACCATCGCGGCGAATGAGAATGATGAGCAAACCCGCGCCGATATCGCCTATGCATTCCAAGAAGCGGTATGTGATACGTTAGCGATTAAGTGCAAACGAGCGTTGCAGCAGACTGGATTAAAACGCATTGTGATCGCCGGTGGGGTGAGCGCGAATATTTCGCTGCGTCAGTCACTCGAAGCGTTAGCCAATAAAGTGGGCGGAAGTGTGCATTATCCACGGACTGAGTTCTGTACGGATAACGGCGCGATGATTGCCTACGCGGGCATGCAGCGTTTGAAAAATAACGAAGTGACCGATTTGAGCATTGAAGCTCGTCCTCGTTGGCCGATTGATGAGTTATCTCCCATCGCTTAGCCGCCATGGATGCGAAGCTGTTGACAATAAAATGGTCGCCAATCAGGCGGCCTTTTTTTCGTCTTGTCGGTCAAGATTCACGACTTGGATTGTTTGTCACCGAATTTGGGTTCGGTGCCTAAGAGGAGTCGACGAATATTTTGATGGTGGCGTAAAACAATTAAGCAACACAACATAGACACAGGCAGAGTGTATTGTGGGTTGACCATCCAAGTGTAGAGTGGGGTAAGTAGGGCGGTAATGATCGCAGCTAATGAGGAAAACCGAAACACGGCAACGGTCACAAGCCAAGTGAGCATACTCATCAGCGCCAAACTTAAGCCGATAGGGGCAATCGCACCCAAGGCAGTCGCGACGCCTTTGCCACCACGAAAATGGAAAAAAATGGGGTACATGTGGCCTAGGCA of Vibrio zhugei contains these proteins:
- a CDS encoding GatB/YqeY domain-containing protein, with translation MALIDQLKEEQKLAMKARDKQRLGTIRLALSAIKQREVDEKITLSDDDIVAVLTKMVKQRRDSFAQYESAGREDLAAAEKAEITILEDFMPQPLTEEEVSAFIDNAITESSASGMQDMGKVMALLKPQLQGRADMGKVSGLVKTKLA
- the rpsU gene encoding 30S ribosomal protein S21; translated protein: MPVVKVRENEPFDVALRRFKRSCEKAGILSEVRRREHYEKPTTVRKRAKAAAQKRHAKKLARENARRVRLY
- the plsY gene encoding glycerol-3-phosphate 1-O-acyltransferase PlsY codes for the protein MTPLALIMTIFAYLLGSISSAVLICRLVRLPDPRLSGSMNPGATNILRLGGKKAASAVFLVDMLKGTIPVWGSYFLGIDAFVLGVIAIAACLGHMYPIFFHFRGGKGVATALGAIAPIGLSLALMSMLTWLVTVAVFRFSSLAAIITALLTPLYTWMVNPQYTLPVSMLCCLIVLRHHQNIRRLLLGTEPKFGDKQSKS
- the tsaD gene encoding tRNA (adenosine(37)-N6)-threonylcarbamoyltransferase complex transferase subunit TsaD, whose product is MRILGIETSCDETGIAIYDDEQGLLSHQLYSQVKLHADYGGVVPELASRDHVKKAVPLIKQALADAKLTPADIDGVAYTAGPGLVGALLVGATIGRSLAYAWGVPAVAVHHMEGHLLAPMLEDSPPEFPFIAMLVSGGHTMIVEVRGIGDYTILGESIDDAAGEAFDKTAKLMGLDYPGGPLLAKLAEKGTPGRFKFPRPMTDRPGLDMSFSGLKTFTANTIAANENDEQTRADIAYAFQEAVCDTLAIKCKRALQQTGLKRIVIAGGVSANISLRQSLEALANKVGGSVHYPRTEFCTDNGAMIAYAGMQRLKNNEVTDLSIEARPRWPIDELSPIA